Proteins found in one Aethina tumida isolate Nest 87 chromosome 1, icAetTumi1.1, whole genome shotgun sequence genomic segment:
- the LOC109598939 gene encoding neuroparsin-A, producing MYRFPLVSIILTVAITLSVFHEASCGSISIKPCRPCINDCDDNPPDECPWGESRDDCGRRVCSKGPGERCGGYSNAFGSCGEGLTCRPYDEKCHGCSLITLDCF from the exons ATGTATCGTTTTCCTCTAGTCTCCATAATTCTGACTGTTGCTATTACATTAAGCGTATTCCATGAAGC GAGTTGCGGTTCAATTAGCATTAAGCCCTGCCGTCCATGTATCAACGACTGCGACGACAACCCCCCAGATGAGTGCCCATGGGGTGAAAGCAGAGACGACTGCGGCAGGAGAGTGTGCTCGAAG GGACCCGGTGAGAGATGTGGAGGATACAGCAACGCGTTCGGCTCTTGTGGTGAGGGTCTAACATGCCGTCCTTACGACGAAAAATGCCATGGTTGTTCCCTGATCACCTTAGACTGTTTCTAG
- the LOC109598971 gene encoding uncharacterized protein LOC109598971 has product MGISNMTLVKIAALGGIATVTMGLGLRFKINNNIKNSDFCKDALKTVRSHKGAIHLLGEPIKDSQINVSDSSINYLKENCGKYEIPLRGSKQRGVLHMWITRTDDKSDWVVQRLELGVSTEPNRRLIIKS; this is encoded by the coding sequence ATGGGTATCAGTAATATGACACTGGTGAAAATTGCCGCTCTAGGTGGGATTGCGACGGTTACAATGGGACTTGGCCTGCGGTTCAAGATCAACAATAATATCAAGAATTCCGACTTTTGCAAGGATGCCTTGAAAACAGTGCGAAGTCACAAAGGTGCCATACATTTACTGGGAGAACCCATCAAAGACAGTCAGATAAATGTCAGTGATTCTTCTATAAACTATCTGAAAGAAAACTGTGGGAAATATGAAATTCCTCTGAGGGGCAGTAAACAAAGAGGTGTTTTACACATGTGGATTACTAGGACTGATGATAAAAGTGACTGGGTAGTTCAACGTCTGGAATTAGGTGTCAGTACAGAACCAAATAgacgattaataataaagtcttaa
- the LOC109598944 gene encoding WD repeat-containing protein 37, with translation MSVNQNTPSSKHQQKEKKRGSMIRPQSGIIDTDYFTGFRSDLENETISPTYKIKLYTLFKQIEKEFDLLYQENQNLHDKIDILKEKIDRDPFDKPDCVDFENNFSKVLSKKLSSSSQKSKTAHKLKAQTSKIVSSFKTPNFNCALLKEYSGHKDGVWEVSVARPGVPVIGTASADHNACIWSVDSTRCLLQYQGHSGSVNSIRFHPSKDLVLTGSGDNTAHIWQAALNWDLPKGHSSEEELECGEEPDTDRLSDLNQQKVSSLRTPFIELGGHTGAVSAADWLSGAEQVITASWDRSALMHDVETGRILTTFTGHDQELTYTAAHPSQKLAVTASRDTTFRLWDFREISPLVSVFQGHTESVTSAVFTREDKVVSGSDDRSVKVWDLRNMRSPASTIRVDSAVNRLSVSSNGVVAIPHDNRHVRLFDLSGQRLARLPRSNRLGHNRMVACCAWVEDPVNSVNLFTCGFDRRVFGWSACSMKD, from the exons ATGTCAGTCAATCAGAACACGCCGAGCAGCAAGCACCAACAGAAGGAAAAGAAGCGTGGCTCAATGATCCGTCCTCAAAGTGGCATCATAGACACTGACTATTTCACAGGGTTCAGGTCCGATttagaaaatgaaacaatcaGTCCCACGTACAAGATCAAATTATACACTCTGTTCAAGCAAATTGAAAaggaatttgatttattatatcagGAAAATCAGAACT tgcATGATAAAATAGACATATTGAAAGAAAAGATAGATAGGGATCCCTTCGATAAACCAGACTGTGtggattttgaaaataatttttcaaaagtattaagtaaaaaat TAAGTTCCTCGTCGCAAAAATCCAAGACTGCCCACAAATTGAAAGCACAGACAAGTAAAATAGTTTCAAGCTTTAAGACCCCGAATTTCAATTGCGCTTTATTGAAGGAGTACAGTGGGCACAAGGATGGTGTGTGGGAGGTTTCTGTGGCGAGACCTGGAGTTCCCGTCATCGGAACCGCATCTGCTG atcacAATGCTTGCATTTGGAGTGTGGACAGTACGAGGTGTTTACTTCAGTACCAGGGCCACTCAGGATCGGTGAATTCGATTCGATTTCATCCCAGTAAAGATCTAGTGCTCACCGGAAGTGGAGACAATACCGCACACATTTGGCAAGCCGCTCTTAACTGGGATTTACCA aagGGTCACTCTTCAGAAGAAGAATTAGAATGTGGAGAGGAACCAGACACGGATAGATTGTCTGATTTAAATCAACAGAAAGTTTCGTCACTTCGAACTCCATTTATTGAACTGGGCGGTCATACAGGGGCAGTTTCTGCTGCCGATTGGTTGTCGGGGGCGGAACAAGTAATCACTGCTTCTTGGGATAGATCGGCTCTCATGCACGATGTCGAAACTGGCAGGATCTTGACCACTTTTACAG GTCATGATCAAGAATTGACGTACACAGCGGCCCATCCTTCGCAGAAATTAGCAGTAACCGCTTCGCGGGACACAACTTTCCGTTTGTGGGACTTCAGAGAGATTTCGCCTTTGGTCTCCGTTTTTCAAGGACACACCGa aagCGTAACATCAGCCGTTTTTACACGCGAAGATAAGGTGGTGTCCGGCTCGGATGACCGCTCAGTCAAGGTATGGGACTTACGAAACATGCGTTCGCCTGCTTCAACAATTCGCGTTGACTCAGCCGTCAATCGCCTGTCTGTATCATCCAACGGTGTAGTGGCCATACCACACGACAATCGCCACGTTCGCTTATTCGACTTGAGTGGACAGCGACTTGCACGCCTCCCTCGATCGAATCGGCTTGGACACAATCGCATGGTGGCGTGCTGCGCATGGGTAGAAGATCCAGTAAATTCAGTCAATTTGTTCACGTGTGGTTTCGACAGGAGAGTATTTGGTTGGTCGGCGTGTTCAATGAAGGACTGA